The genome window AGGCTTACATTTTCCTCCCCTAGCCAGAAAAGGCTgggaatgagaaatgaaaaagctAATCTGCAATGAAAGAGAAACTATAAATCAGTGGTATGCTGGGCCTGGGGCTActgtgaataaaaagaaattattcaagaaaggGAGAAACACTTTGGAATAAAAATTCAGAGGGTCACTATTAATTATCAAGATACCTTTAGGGTGCAGAAAGTCTACAAATTTGAAAAAGATTTTCTTTAACCTTTCCAGAGGTCTTCTTAAGCTAAAGGAATCCATAACTTCATGCTATCAGGACTTAACTCAAAATTTTCTATAGTTGCCAGGGTTCAGTAGAATTGTGAGAGGGTCAGGATTCCCTCATATTCTCCTGTACTTCATATGTGACCAAGATTACCTAGCCAATACAAGACTTAAATACTGAGATATTAAAGgtcatgaatgtaatggattctAGTCTTGACCTGAATAGAAGGAATGCCTTTTGAGATATAATCCACTGAATGCCAATCACCCTATTCTTCCCAAGGGTAGACCATAAAATGTCTAGGCAGGTACAGTTTAACTAGAACAATTTTAGAACCACTACCCTTTCCTAAACTTATTCTGTATCAGCCCAGCCAGCAAATATTTTGTCCGTCAAAGTTGgctgggggtgggatggggggccTGTACCTTTTAAAAACATCAAACAAAATGTTTTTATCTTCTACCCTCCCCTGTTTCTTCCTCTACTCCCAGGCCTACAATAAAACAATTATCAGACTAGTCCAGGCAACAGCATATTGGCCTGCATGACTCTAGCAGACAGGTCAAGAGGGGTGCTTAACTGTATGTGAAATTAGGTAAATATTCCTTAGTACTCTCTTTAGGCACCACCTCCACctgtaaaaaaataagataaaaatcagTAATAGCTGTAACCTTACTTACTCTATAACTTTAGGACATTTATAAGGCCCTGATCCCAATACAATCTTCCAAACTTAGAATCTGTCCTTATATTGCTGTTTATTTTCATTGTAGTTTCATTCCCTTCaagctctttattttttctaccatttttaaactttttgttcTCCCACTAGCCTACCCATTCCCCCCCCTTCACTTTATTCCTGGAAATGCAAACACAGATACCAATACCACTGCTTTATGTACAAAGAGCCATAAAGACAAGAACCCTAGCATTCTAAGTCAGAAACCAAATTGGGCACCTAGACAAAGTCAAAGGTGTCGATCAATTCCAATAGTTCCACATCTCTAAGACCAGGCACAGACTAAAGTTGTTTAACTTACCAGAAGGCTCTTCAGGTTCACTTTCATTCTCCTCCTCTGGAGGGgcttgaggaggaggaggaggaagcttcttctccttttctgctttggcatttctttcctcttcagaaTAATACTCATCTTCAGAGAGGTTGGCCAAGCTCTCATCCATTTCTCTGTACTCTACCTATATGTAGGACACATCAGAGAAAGCAAGGTAAAACAGCACCTTAATTAATAGGAAGTAGCCATAGTAGTCACAACCACCTATAAAATagactttattttttgtattcaattttttaaaatgcagtaaAATAGAAAACAGGTTTCTATTAAGGAATGATCTATTTGGAAAAGGAACCTTAGTACATGTTCCCTAATAGAAATACATCATGCAGcctaacatttttata of Gracilinanus agilis isolate LMUSP501 unplaced genomic scaffold, AgileGrace unplaced_scaffold34057, whole genome shotgun sequence contains these proteins:
- the LOC123254850 gene encoding lysine-specific histone demethylase 1A-like, which gives rise to KEPLRASPPGGLAEPTGPAGAPQPGPAGAPGPAGAPMETGISETPEGRRTSRRKRAKVEYREMDESLANLSEDEYYSEEERNAKAEKEKKLPPPPPQAPPEEENESEPEEPSGKLNNFSLCLVLEMWNYWN